The Pseudomonas sp. FP198 genomic interval GGCGTGCGGGTGGCGCTGGACGACTTCGGTTCGGGGCCTTGCTCGCTGGCGCATCTGCGTGATCTCGAACTCGATACGCTCAAGCTTGATCGGCACTTGATCGCCCGCTTGCCAGACTCGCCAAGGGACGCCGCGCTGGCCGCCTCGGTGATCGACCTGTGCAAGCAATTGGGCTTGCGAGTGATCGCCGAGGGGGTCGAGACGCCGCAGCAGTATCACTGGCTCAAGGCCCATGGCTGTGAATATGTGCAAGGCTTCCTCGTGGCGCGGCCCTTGATGGCCGAGGACACAGATGCCTTCGCGCGACCATTCGACTGGAGCGCGGTGCCGGCCTGAATTCGCTACACTGGCGGCCTCCAGTGACTGTGTTGCCGTCCGATGACCGTGCTCAAATACCTCCAGGGGTACCCCGCCTCGCTGCAAGCCCAGGTGCAGCAACTGATTGCCGAGGATCGGCTGGGCGATTACCTGCAACAACGCTATCCCGGTCGCCATCCGATCCAGAGCGACAAGGCGTTGTACGGCTATGCGCTGGATCTCAAGCAGCGCTACCTGCGTAACGCGCCGGCCATCGACAAAGTGCTGTTCGACAACCGCCTCGACCTGACCCATCGCGCGCTGGGGCTGCATACGGCGGTGTCACGGGTACAGGGCGGCAAGCTCAAGGCCAAGAAAGAAATCCGCATTGCTTCGTTGTTCAAGGACGCAGCACCCCAGTTCCTGGAAATGATCGTGGTGCACGAGTTGGCCCACTTCAAGGAATCGGACCACAACAAGGCTTTCTACCAGCTGTGCGAGCACATGTTGCCGGGCTATCACCAGCTGGAATTCGACCTGCGGGTGTACCTGACCTGGCGGGACCTGCAACAAGACAAGGGATGAGCGAATGGACGTCAGCAAGACCAAGAGCAGCTTCTATCGTCGACTGTACGTGGCTTACCTGATCGACAGCGGCCTGGCCAGCAACATTCCCGCGCTCACCGAAGCTACCGGCATGCCTCGGCGCACCGCCCAGGATACCGTCGTGGCGCTGGCGGACCTGGACATCCTCTGTGAATTCGAGCAGCAGGAGGGGGCGCGCAACCATGCCGGGCGGTATCGGATTCGCGATTGGGGGGCGATTGATCGGCGGTGGATCGAGCAGAATCTGCAGCGGATCAAGGCGGTGCTTGAGTACCCCTGAGCGTTGAGGGTGGCTGGGCTGACGCCTTCGCGAGCAGGCTCGCTCCCACAGAGGCCTGTTGTAAACACAGGATTTGCTGCCACCTGGGTCCCTTGTGGGAGCGAGCCTGCTCGCGAAGAGGGCCTCAGGGCCGATGCATCCCGATGTGCGGAATCCCATCCTCAAGATATTCCACACCCACCACTTCAAACCCGTACCGCCCGTAATACCCCTGCAGATGCGCCTGGGCCGACAACGAGATCGACACGCCGGGCCAGTGCTTTTCGGCCTGCTTCAAGGCTTTTTCCATCAGTGTATGCCCCAGCCCTTGCCCTCGCGCCTCGGGGGCGATGACCACGCGGCCGATCACCACATCGCTGTTTCGCGAATGCGGATCGAGCAAACGAAGGTAAGCGACCAGGTGGTTGTCCTGCCAGGCCATCAGATGGCAGGTGTCGCCTTCCAGGTCCAGTCCGTCGACGTCCGGGTAGGCGCAGTTCTGTTCGACGACGAAGACCTCGGCGCGCAGTTTCAGGATGGCATATAGCTGTTCCTTGCTCAGGTCAGTGTGATGTTTGCAGACCCAGTCGATATCCATTTTTTGAATTTCCCAGAGAACCTGCTGCCGATATTAGGCGTCCTTGCGTCGGAAGTCTCTTTTCAATCGGTCGAAAAATCTGTGATAAAGACCAAAATGCCATCATCGATTTGTCGCGGTACTGCCTTCTTTATGTAATCTTCAATCCAGCGCTGCGCAGCGGTTTCGATGAGCTAACGTCAGGACCCGGATGCCTTGGGGAGTCCCTTGGGTTTCGGCTAAAAACAAACCGGGCTTTGAACCCGTCAAGGAAGTCAGGCATGCCGCGATTGCATCGAGCTCTTGCTTTGGTCGGGTTGCTGTTGCTGAGCCACAACGCCTGTGCACAGAAACTGCGTCTGGTCGCCGATGCCTGGCCACCCTTCACCGACTCGACACTGGTCAATGGCGGTCTGGCGACCGATATCGTCACCACCGCCCTGGCGCGCGCCGGTTATGCCAGTGATTTCGAGCAGGTGCCTTGGGCCCGGGCGATGCTGGGGATCAGCGAAGGGCGGTATGACGTGCTGATCAACGCTTGGTACGCCGAGGAGCGCACCCATGTGGGCCAGTTCTCGGCCGAGTACCTGCTCAACCGCGTGCGCTTTATCAAGCGCAAGGACGCGCCCATCGATTTCGAGAATCTGCAGCAGTTGTATGCCTATCCCATCGCCGTGGTTCGTGGCTACGCCTATTCCAAGGCGTTCGATGAGGACGAGAAGATGCAGAAAATCCCTGTGCATAATTTTGCGATGGCCGTGCGCATGCTCGCCGCAGACCGGGTGAAGCTGACGCTGGAAGATGAATACGTCGCCCGTTATTACCTGGGCCGCGAATCCGCCAAGGTGCGCAACGCGGTGGAATTTCTACCCAAGCCGTTGAGTGAAAACAGCCTGCATATCCTGGTCAGCCTGAAGAACCCCGAGCATGAGCAGATCGTCGCCGGGTTTGATCGGGAGATCGCGGCGATGAAGGCGGATGGGAGTTATCAGAAGTTGTTGAAGGCGCATGGGATGTGAACCTGCTGTTCGGCTGATGGCCCCTTCGCGAGCAGGCTCGCTCCCACACTGAAAAATGCCTGCCCTGTGGGAGCGAGCCTGCTCGCGAAGGCGATGGCATGGTCGCCACCAATCCTCAAGCCTCACTGGTGTCCTTGATCAGGTGCGCCGCCAGCGTCCGCAACGGCCCCAGTTGCCGGCAGATCAACGCCAGTTGCGTCTGCACCAGCCGCTGGCCCTCGTCGATTTCATCGGGCATCAGCTCAAGCTCGCTGGCGAGGGCTTCTTCTTCGTCGCTCTGGATCGCGATCGGCTGTTTGCTCGCCAGGCCCTGGGCGATTTCATCGATGCTGGTCGCCAGCCTTGCTCCGGCGCCGTCGATCAGCTGCTCGCGCACCTCGGTCGGCAGTTCGGTGCCCCGGTGGGCCCCGAGCCCCGACAGGTAACTGAGCAGGGTGTGGGACAGCACCAGGAAGCGGAACCCCACGTCGGCCTCCTTACGGAAATGGCCCGGCTCCATCAGCATGTTCGCCAGCGTCGTGGACAGCGCCGCGTCGGCGTTATGGGCGTTGCGCCGGGCCAGGCGATAGGCCAGGTCGTCGCTTTTGCCCGCGGCGTATTGCTGCATGATCTGGCGCAGGTAGATGCTGTTGCAGGTCAGCGTGTTGGCCAGCACCTTGTTCAGTCGCCGACCCTGCCAGTCCGGCAGGAACAGGAACACCGCCAGCCCGGCGATCAGGCTGCCGAGCAAGGTATCGAACAGCCGTGGCAGCAGCAGCCCGTAGCCGTCGCCGACCTGATTGAAGCAGAACAGCACCATGACGGTGATCGCGGCAGTCGCCAACGTGTAGCGGGTGGTGCGGTTGGTAAAGAACACCACCCCGGCGGCAATGGCGAAGCACGATTGCACCAGCGGGGTGGGGAACAGGTCGAACAGCGCCCAGGCCACCGTCAGGCCGATGGCGGTGCCGATGATCCGCTGGCCGAGCTTGCGCCGCGTGGCGCCGTAGTTGGGCTGGCAGACGAACAGTGTGGTGAGGATGATCCAGTAGCCCTGGGAGGGGTGGATCAGGTGCACCATCGCGTAGCCCACGCTCAGCGCCAGGGGCAGGCGCAGGGCATGACGGAACAGCAGCGAGGTCGGCGTGAGCTGCGTGCGCAGGCGGACCCAGACGTCCTTGAGGTTGCGTGGCGAGCGGTCCAGCAGGCTGCTGTCGGTGGCGTCGGCGAGGGCGTCGGGGTTGCTCGCGTCGCTGAGCAGCCGGTCCAGGGTGCCGAGGTTGACCGACAATGCCCGCAGTGAACGCAACAGTCCGCGCCAGGCCGGGTTGCTCTGGATGCGCAGGTGTTCCAGGGACGCATGCAAGTCGTTCAGGGCTTCGGCGAAGCTGTCGTCGTAGACGAACGGCTGGCGCAACTGGATCGACTCGGCCAGTGCCAGGCAAGCCTTGCCTTGCTGGCGCAGCAGGCGCTGGCAGCGGAACAGTACGTCGCTGTGGAAGAACGCCTCGGCCAGGGCGTTATAGGGATAGTGCGAGGAGCTGGCGCGCTCGTGGATGTCCTGGGCAAGGAAGTACAGCTTCAGGTAGCGGCTGACTTTCGAACCCGGCCGGCCATTGCCGACGCGGTGCAGGATGATTTCCTTCGCGCTGTTGAGCGCGGCCACCACCCGGCCATTTTGCTG includes:
- a CDS encoding M48 family metallopeptidase; protein product: MTVLKYLQGYPASLQAQVQQLIAEDRLGDYLQQRYPGRHPIQSDKALYGYALDLKQRYLRNAPAIDKVLFDNRLDLTHRALGLHTAVSRVQGGKLKAKKEIRIASLFKDAAPQFLEMIVVHELAHFKESDHNKAFYQLCEHMLPGYHQLEFDLRVYLTWRDLQQDKG
- a CDS encoding winged helix-turn-helix domain-containing protein is translated as MDVSKTKSSFYRRLYVAYLIDSGLASNIPALTEATGMPRRTAQDTVVALADLDILCEFEQQEGARNHAGRYRIRDWGAIDRRWIEQNLQRIKAVLEYP
- a CDS encoding GNAT family N-acetyltransferase, whose protein sequence is MDIDWVCKHHTDLSKEQLYAILKLRAEVFVVEQNCAYPDVDGLDLEGDTCHLMAWQDNHLVAYLRLLDPHSRNSDVVIGRVVIAPEARGQGLGHTLMEKALKQAEKHWPGVSISLSAQAHLQGYYGRYGFEVVGVEYLEDGIPHIGMHRP
- a CDS encoding ABC transporter substrate-binding protein, with the translated sequence MPRLHRALALVGLLLLSHNACAQKLRLVADAWPPFTDSTLVNGGLATDIVTTALARAGYASDFEQVPWARAMLGISEGRYDVLINAWYAEERTHVGQFSAEYLLNRVRFIKRKDAPIDFENLQQLYAYPIAVVRGYAYSKAFDEDEKMQKIPVHNFAMAVRMLAADRVKLTLEDEYVARYYLGRESAKVRNAVEFLPKPLSENSLHILVSLKNPEHEQIVAGFDREIAAMKADGSYQKLLKAHGM
- the yccS gene encoding YccS family putative transporter; translation: MSSTSFSQSLRRLWALDKFSYSVRVFIALTGSMVLCWYLDQMALLIPLFLGIIASALAETDDSWQGRLNALAVTLVCFSIAALSVELLFPYPVLFIVALALAAFGLTMLGALGERYGAIASATLILSVYTMIGVDQRGGAVTDFWHEPVLLVAGAAWYGLLSVLWHALFSNQPVQQSLARLFRELGRYLKLKSSLLEPIRQLDIEARRLELAQQNGRVVAALNSAKEIILHRVGNGRPGSKVSRYLKLYFLAQDIHERASSSHYPYNALAEAFFHSDVLFRCQRLLRQQGKACLALAESIQLRQPFVYDDSFAEALNDLHASLEHLRIQSNPAWRGLLRSLRALSVNLGTLDRLLSDASNPDALADATDSSLLDRSPRNLKDVWVRLRTQLTPTSLLFRHALRLPLALSVGYAMVHLIHPSQGYWIILTTLFVCQPNYGATRRKLGQRIIGTAIGLTVAWALFDLFPTPLVQSCFAIAAGVVFFTNRTTRYTLATAAITVMVLFCFNQVGDGYGLLLPRLFDTLLGSLIAGLAVFLFLPDWQGRRLNKVLANTLTCNSIYLRQIMQQYAAGKSDDLAYRLARRNAHNADAALSTTLANMLMEPGHFRKEADVGFRFLVLSHTLLSYLSGLGAHRGTELPTEVREQLIDGAGARLATSIDEIAQGLASKQPIAIQSDEEEALASELELMPDEIDEGQRLVQTQLALICRQLGPLRTLAAHLIKDTSEA